The Tripterygium wilfordii isolate XIE 37 chromosome 5, ASM1340144v1, whole genome shotgun sequence genome window below encodes:
- the LOC119998262 gene encoding pentatricopeptide repeat-containing protein At1g61870, mitochondrial-like encodes MASFCRNPRLLARKGIASAAFCTHNAPPFPSFRAAKAAIVSESDPEKLAQLFEQSAHFPNFCRHRPIFHLSVRRLARAGRSDLVNRVIQTQIDTPTFAKSEGFWIRLMMLYSSAGMVEQSLQTLHYISEKRYFDFTEKSLCAILTVYLNNGMFERVHELFDNMPKKLGVTPGVVSYNLVLKTLVKENRIESAREWIEKMENDVNIKPCIQSYNILLGAYIKEGARSGFDGLVKELLKKGLECNSTTYNLRISRFCKDKECVRARKMLEEMISKDVKPNSASYNSVIDGFCRAGDFESAKKVLERMLADGYVLPSSFTYYTLMRSMVKEGEFDSALDVCKEIIKRKWIPPFEAMEGLVNGLVKMSRSAEAKEIIEKMKKRLRGTAVESWEKIEAAVPL; translated from the coding sequence TCGCGCTGCCAAAGCCGCCATTGTCTCCGAATCAGACCCTGAAAAGCTCGCCCAGCTCTTCGAGCAGTCTGCTCACTTCCCTAACTTCTGCCGCCACCGTCCTATCTTCCACCTCTCCGTCCGCAGGCTCGCTCGCGCTGGACGCTCTGACCTCGTCAACCGGGTCATCCAGACTCAGATAGATACTCCCACATTTGCCAAGTCTGAAGGTTTTTGGATTCGCCTCATGATGCTCTACTCCAGCGCCGGCATGGTCGAACAATCTTTGCAGACCCTCCATTATATATCCGAGAAGCGGTACTTTGATTTCACTGAGAAATCTCTATGTGCAATTCTTACTGTTTACTTGAATAACGGGATGTTTGAGAGAGTTCACGAACTGTTTGATAATATGCCTAAGAAACTCGGAGTTACACCCGGTGTTGTCTCTTATAACCTGGTTTTGAAAACTTTGGTTAAAGAAAATAGAATTGAATCTGCCAGAGAATGGATTGAGAAGATGGAGAATGATGTCAATATTAAACCTTGTATTCAATCATACAATATATTGCTAGGGGCTTATATAAAGGAGGGGGCCCGGAGTGGTTTTGATGGGCTTGTGAAGGAACTTCTGAAGAAGGGATTGGAGTGTAATTCGACTACCTATAACCTTAGGATTTCAAGGTTTTGTAAGGATAAGGAGTGTGTTCGGGCCAGGAAGATGTTGGAGGAGATGATTTCCAAAGATGTGAAGCCGAATTCTGCTAGCTATAACTCTGTCATTGATGGGTTTTGTAGAGCAGGGGATTTTGAATCAGCTAAGAAGGTCTTAGAGAGAATGCTGGCCGATGGGTATGTTTTACCTAGTTCGTTTACTTACTATACTCTGATGCGGAGCATGGTTAAGGAAGGAGAATTTGATTCAGCATTGGATGTGTGTAAGGAAATCATTAAAAGGAAATGGATTCCACCATTTGAGGCAATGGAAGGTCTGGTTAATGGGTTAGTGAAGATGTCAAGATCAGCAGAGGCAAAAGAGATAATTGAGAAGATGAAAAAGAGACTTAGGGGCACTGCAGTTGAGTCATGGGAAAAAATTGAAGCCGCAGTTCCATTATAG